One Methylobacterium sp. 77 DNA window includes the following coding sequences:
- the cmk gene encoding (d)CMP kinase, which yields MPMVIAIDGPAASGKGTLAKRLAAHYGLPHLDTGLLYRAVALTVIDAGCNLDDHAAAARAAATLIVDRLADPRLRERAMGDAASRISSIPAVRAALLAWQQRFAGGASGAVLDGRDIGTVVCPQAQVKLFITAAAEERARRRHLELMRRGEPTSLGAILSDIVARDARDAQRSTAPLKAAADAVVLDTTALDPDEAFEAARAVVDRARVH from the coding sequence ATGCCGATGGTCATCGCGATCGACGGGCCCGCCGCCTCGGGCAAGGGCACCCTCGCCAAGCGGCTCGCCGCGCATTACGGGCTGCCGCATCTCGATACCGGGCTGCTCTACCGGGCGGTGGCGCTCACCGTGATCGATGCCGGCTGCAACCTCGACGATCACGCCGCCGCGGCGCGGGCGGCCGCGACCCTGATCGTCGATCGTCTCGCCGACCCGCGCCTGCGCGAGCGGGCGATGGGAGACGCGGCCTCCCGCATCTCGTCGATCCCGGCGGTGCGGGCCGCCTTGCTCGCGTGGCAGCAGCGCTTTGCCGGGGGCGCCAGCGGCGCCGTCCTCGATGGACGCGACATCGGCACGGTGGTGTGTCCGCAGGCCCAGGTGAAGCTGTTCATCACCGCCGCAGCCGAGGAGCGCGCCCGTCGCCGTCACCTCGAACTCATGCGGCGCGGAGAGCCGACGAGCCTCGGCGCGATCCTCTCCGACATCGTCGCCCGCGATGCCCGCGACGCGCAACGCTCGACGGCCCCCCTGAAGGCCGCAGCCGACGCCGTGGTGCTCGACACCACCGCCCTCGATCCCGATGAGGCCTTCGAGGCGGCCCGCGCCGTGGTGGACCGGGCGCGGGTGCACTGA
- a CDS encoding DUF805 domain-containing protein, whose product MIKKLAGLGAILDPRGRMSRSAYNRRLIRILLAFVGLGSLSILAASLDVRFAALMILAIAIVATGALAVAATIRRLHDRDRTGWWLLPNTLATLAGFAPIETFADAYPVAVIVATLALTGFSLWFLIETLGYRGTAGWNRYGAEPAP is encoded by the coding sequence ATGATCAAGAAGCTTGCCGGGCTCGGCGCGATCCTCGATCCGCGCGGCAGGATGTCCCGCTCCGCCTACAATCGCCGTCTCATCCGGATCTTGCTGGCCTTCGTCGGCCTGGGCAGCCTTTCGATCCTGGCGGCCTCGCTGGATGTCCGGTTCGCGGCACTGATGATTCTCGCCATCGCCATCGTCGCGACCGGCGCGCTCGCCGTTGCGGCCACGATCCGCCGCCTGCACGACCGGGACCGGACGGGGTGGTGGCTGCTGCCCAACACGCTGGCGACGCTGGCCGGCTTCGCGCCGATCGAGACGTTCGCCGATGCCTATCCGGTGGCGGTGATCGTGGCGACGCTGGCGCTGACCGGGTTCAGCCTGTGGTTCCTGATCGAGACCCTCGGATATCGGGGCACGGCGGGGTGGAACCGCTACGGAGCGGAGCCCGCGCCCTGA